A DNA window from Hypomesus transpacificus isolate Combined female chromosome 24, fHypTra1, whole genome shotgun sequence contains the following coding sequences:
- the LOC124486551 gene encoding uncharacterized protein LOC124486551 isoform X3, translated as MDEYLRKAKRTLLEGSEVPLVHAVLGGPVPDVDVVASTLSYAYYLNQRVSSECVCVPVLCGRRGELPEGTAWFLRRLRVCEASLLWRDDINLLQLNQSGKLSLTLLTDGLLDSSEFQALESNILRVVHRHGQRDAEEGASSTATLVAREILQEAAERVAGPLGEVLGEALRLESEQLGGKAGQRWAELEDLLLSLEERSGHAPCDVRTGQRQEEAELQGEDMDQLLLRDLKEFSDGEMTVSFSTVSADLENWGDRVDQLKTFCHSHGYESLVLYSSMLGGDDTPGHQVAVFSVNTDILNQICCEFEECSSSSLELEARDCLQGCLQLYHLPAPPLAPPAEHPRPLQELQALQELQALLRGFLGRRTHVLSCHPSSRTSSTEGVAGSAPLSQGSSGVTDMDGSDAERAEGAVSTATVVGADLVSPDSGMATVRSSRSSKESSVFLSDDSPVAEATAAGGPLLNPSLLSPVPPERRRSSRNRSDNLDLFSFDPLHCSTASVSPGAASASGRGGRAESSSLSEFDELSLVDFSTPGSGVGALGNLEDGASLAQVEIEVNDLIVPPTPVNSLVGSCPPNSAGVQFFPEDVADKISVLQREQGWRGAEEDGRGSSHNIWSQETVLEGMRGGGESGGGEGGNEEPQRILLSEKRESSDSWNADSGFTEPWNPATLADLQLTPPDEENEEHRTRLGKRGRTRALKGTETGSMLGRRETLTTLTPDTSREEEEWGGRKIGGGSGSREAELDFWSYSAQKGFLKSDSGTTTSYPESLDMWNMTIRDDSLSPLTTPDMTDLLERGNSLESPTGLAGDGMDMWNTTIQEDAVSTATSPEVSGTGGEYLPRMQPWEQEVTKQEEEIKCYGMDGVWGEAGGIRIVIEEEEEDGWSEEGETSRMETQDQTSPDKDSCSMPVPHMVTSTSEYDNVGDGGWSQPPSPDPGASPTSLSQELVEGQSSPFVAVLQPQTRGAAGTHSDPHTTPHDSRSEMLDSDAPSLQDSTHTQIFLFDTGHVTTSGRGETPLRHSEESYGKEEQGSEGPYWTEDLSSHSPFVLVDNSAHTQSDGLSLSSRQDPTSLANQLLDKRAVATEPAQTTPTLSPNLDSWDRVPTPITTTPPADPPPSTAQGQGGEDGGPGVGGDVEGAILEAMSLSSSSGERDGLKPSPDSLPLGSNSDGDSSGLEMDYIMVSGTGIVRESEGERRDEGRVYHRPGNIGGREGGRSLETYSMLTYAATLLQINAASRRCHQENAEQDRLNQTNTEISNPQHFDKWENASVSTHADGDSSDQANTTGISSLPNPLSSLARPEQTNPESWSTTNAGSRNYETSADGISPTNVTPEILIPGQSNTDPAGLHQSESRLSKEEIRDNQSEVVGRSSSSSFRYQAENFLKTREEVYVHSQISLEDSDEGGHSPPAPSLGGQDNGGQRAPLLTPHSPLFTDSSPSPCADSTLIGMPESLSGGSPRKGVGLPFSGDLMAEEEEEELSLDPGGWNVANGGGKEAMQCPPLPVGKRLSLEIQGEAKNYDSVSQPMRDEFLRGLDEYGMEQPMREQLSLTQEGQSTGQEVEGPSETQSTYERPTHPEDGPIMDKQELDQDIDDYRPELSGGSSAHRKKLAAPPMNVSLDRSEGSVQSDDALDTPGDALDTGDELDINLDELDTPDEADEMDLEGHSDDDMHGDDDMHGDSKLANQGGKGEQEDAIPEYSAAEERHDSRLWRTVVIGDQEHRINMKSIEPYQRVISHGGYYGNQNAIIVFAACFLPDSDCDDYHYVMENLFLYVISTLELMVAEDYMIVYLNGATPRRKMPGLGWMKKCYHMINRRLRKNLKSFIIVHPSWFIRTVLGITRPFISSKFSSKIRYVSRLAELREMIPMDYVYIPPSIIRYEEESGIRSSTVCLRLDEELQDSKSK; from the exons ATGGATGAATATTTGCGGAAGGCTAAGCGTACGCTG ctaGAGGGGTCAGAGGTTCCTCTAGTCCATGCAGTACTTGGAGGACCAGTTCCTGATGTGGATGTTGTGGCATCAACACTGAGCTATGCCTACTACCTCAATCAG aGGGTGtcgtcagagtgtgtgtgtgtgccggtgcTGTGCGGGCGGCGCGGTGAGTTACCGGAGGGCACAGCGTGGTTCCTGCGCaggctgagggtgtgtgaggcgtCTCTGCTGTGGAGAGACGACATCAACCTGCTGCAGCTCAACCAGTCTGGGAAGCTGTCCCTCACCCTGCTGACTGACGGCCTGCTGGACAg CTCAGAGTTCCAGGCGCTGGAGTCCAACATCCTGCGAGTGGTCCATCGCCACGGGCAACGGGATGCTGAGGAGGGGGCATCGTCCACGGCGACGCTGGTCGCCAGGGAGATTCTTCAAGAAGCAGCCGAGCGTGTGGCAGGGCCGCTGGGGGaggtgctgggag AGGCCTTGAGGCTGGAGTCGGAGCAGCTGGGTGGTAAAGCAGGCCAGAGGTGGGCGGAGCTAGAGGACCTCCTGCTGAGCCTTGAAGAGAGGAGTGGCCACGCCCCCTGTGATGTCAGGACAGGTCAAAGACAGGAAGAGGCGGAGCTTCAAG GTGAGGACATGGACCAGCTCCTCTTGAGGGATCTAAAGGAGTTCTCTGATGGAGAGATGACGGTGTCCTTCAGCACAGTGTCTGCAGACCTGGAG AACTGGGGCGATCGAGTTGACCAGCTGAAGACATTCTGCCATTCACACGGTTACGAGAGCCTGGTGTTATACTCCAGCATGCTGGGTGGAGATGACACTCCTGGCCACCAGGTGGCAGTGTTCTCCGTCAACACAGACATCCTCAACCAG ATCTGCTGCGAGTTTGAGGAGTGTTCCAGCTCCTCACTGGAGCTAGAGGCGAGAGACTGTCTGCAGGGCTGCCTGCAGCTCTACCacctccccgcccctcctctcgCCCCCCCCGCAGAGCATCCCCGCCCCCTGCAGGAGCTCCAAGCCCTGCAGGAGCTCCAAGCCCTGCTCCGTGGCTTCCTGGGCAGGAGGACCCACGTCCTGTCCTGCCACCCCAGCAGTAGGACCTCTTCCACGGAGGGTGTGGCCGGCAgcgcccccctctcccagggcTCCTCCGGGGTCACCGACATGGACGGCTCGGACGCGGAGAGGGCCGAGGGCGCGGTCTCCACGGCGACGGTGGTCGGGGCGGACCTGGTGAGCCCGGACAGCGGCATGGCGACCGTCCGCAGCAGCCGCTCGTCGAAAGAGAGCTCCGTGTTCCTCAGCGACGACAGTCCCGTCGCCGAGGCGACCGCGGCGGGGGGGCCGCTGCTCAACCCGTCCCTCCTATCACCCGTCCCGCCCGAGAGACGACGATCCAGCCGTAACCGTAGCGACAACCTCGACCTGTTCAGCTTCGACCCCCTGCACTGCAGTACCGCCTCCGTTTCACCGGGGGCAGCGTCCGCcagtgggagaggggggcgtgCAGAGAGCTCCAGCTTGTCCGAGTTTGACGAGCTCAGCCTGGTGGATTTCTCGACCCCGGGGTCAGGGGTCGGTGCGCTTGGCAACCTGGAGGACGGAGCTTCTTTGGCGCAAGTCGAGATCGAGGTGAATGACCTCATTGTCCCGCCCACGCCGGTGAACAGCCTTGTGGGTAGTTGTCCTCCCAACAGCGCGGGGGTGCAGTTCTTCCCCGAGGACGTGGCTGACAAGATCTCCGTCCTACAGCGAGAGCAGGGCTGgcgaggggcggaggaggatgggagaggctCCTCCCACAACATCTGGAGCCAGGAAACTGTCCTGGAAGGGatgaggggcgggggggagagtggaggaggagagggaggaaatgaAGAACCCCAGAGGATTCTCCTGTCGGAGAAGAGGGAGTCATCTGACAGCTGGAACGCCGACTCCGGCTTCACAGAGCCGTGGAACCCAGCAACCCTGGCAGACCTTCAGCTCACCCCTCCCGACGAGGAGAACGAGGAACACAGAACCCGCCTCGGGAAAAGAGGCAGAACCCGTGCTCTCAaaggaacagagacaggaagtatgttagggaggagggaaacactgaccaccctgacccctgacacctcgagggaggaagaggagtggggggggaggaagatcGGGGGAGGGAGTGGCAGCAGGGAGGCGGAGCTAGACTTCTGGAGTTACTCCGCCCAGAAGGGCTTCCTGAAGTCTGACAGTGGGACCACCACTTCTTACCCAGAATCCTTAGACATGTGGAACATGACCATCCGCGATGACAGCCTATCACCTCTTACGACCCCGGACATGACTGACCTATTAGAGAGAGGGAACTCGCTGGAGAGCCCGACGGGATTGGCCGGGGACGGGATGGACATGTGGAACACCACCATACAGGAAGACGCCGTCTCCACGGCAACTAGCCCGGAGGTGTCGGGCACTGGGGGAGAATACCTCCCGCGCATGCAACCAtgggaacaggaagtgacaaaacaggaagaggaaattAAGTGTTATGGTATGGATGGGGtttggggggaggctgggggaataCGGATAGtgatagaagaagaagaagaagacgggTGGAGCGAagaaggagagaccagcaggatGGAGACACAGGACCAGACGTCTCCAGATAAAGACTCCTGCTCAATGCCCGTCCCTCACATGGTGACGTCCACCTCTGAGTACGACAACGTGGGAGACGGGGGCTGgagccagcccccctccccggaTCCCGGGGCCAGCCCCACGTCCCTGAgccaggagctggtggagggccAGTCCAGTCCCTTCGTAGCCGTGCTCCAACCCCAAACCAGAGGAGCCGCTGGGACGCACTCTGATCCACACACAACCCCGCATGATTCTAGATCTGAGATGTTAGACAGCGATGCACCGTCCCTCCAggactccacccacacacagatctTCCTGTTTGACACAGGTCACGTGACCACAAGTGGGCGGGGTGAGACGCCCTTGCGTCATTCGGAGGAGAGTTACGGCAAGGAAGAGCAGGGCTCAGAGGGTCCTTATTGGACGGAGGACTTGAGTAGCCACTCCCCATTCGTTCTAGTGGACAACTCTGCCCACACCCAGAGTGACGGGCTGTCTTTAAGCAGCAGGCAAGATCCCACCTCCTTAGCCAATCAGCTGTTAGATAAGAGGGCTGTGGCCACGGAGCCAGCTCAGACCACGCCCACTCTATCTCCAAACCTTGACAGCTGGGACCGAGTGCCGACCCCCATAACGACCACACCACCCGCTGACCCTCCTCCCAGCACAGCGCAGGGCCAGGGCGGGGAGGATGGGGGGCCAGGTGTGGGTGGGGACGTGGAGGGAGCCATCCTGGAGGCCATGTCTCTGAGCTCCAGCTCAGGGGAGCGAGACGGCCTCAAGCCCAGCCCGGACAGCCTCCCGCTGGGCAGCAACTCCGACGGAGACTCCTCTGGCCTGGAAATGGACTACATCATGGTGTCTGGGACGGGGATTGtcagggagagcgagggagagaggagggatgagggaagggTTTATCACAGGCCGGGTAAtataggggggagagagggagggaggtcctTGGAGACGTATAGCATGTTGACGTATGCTGCCACTCTGCTCCAGATCAACGCTGCCTCGCGTAGATGTCACCAGGAGAACGCAGAGCAGGACAGACTCAACCAAACGAACACGGAGATCTCCAATCCACAACATTTTGACAAATGGGAGAATGCTTCTGTCTCCACCCATGCAGATGGCGACAGCTCGGATCAGGCCAATACCACAGGGATCAGTTCACTTCCAAACCCGCTCTCAAGTCTGGCCAGACCTGAGCAGACGAACCCTGAGAGCTGGTCCACAACCAATGCAGGCAGCAGAAATTATGAGACGAGTGCTGATGGAATCTCTCCGACCAACGTGACCCCAGAGATCCTCATCCCCGGCCAATCAAACACAGACCCCGCAGGACTCCACCAATCGGAATCCAGATTGTCGAAGGAGGAGATCCGTGACAACCAATCCGAAGTTGTTGGAAGGAGTAGCTCCTCCTCTTTCAGGTACCAAGCAGAGAACTTCCTGAAAACAAGAGAGGAGGTATATGTCCACTCTCAAATCTCATTGGAGGATTCAGATGAGGGAGGTcactccccccctgccccctccttggGGGGTCAGGATAATGGGGGGCAGCGTGCCCCTCTCCTCAcaccccactcccctctcttcACGGACAGTTCCCCATCACCTTGTGCTGATAGCACCTTGATTGGCATGCCTGAGAGCCTATCAGGAGGCTCTCCCAGGAAAGGGGTAGGGCTGCCGTTCTCTGGGGACCTCAtggcggaggaggaagaggaggagcttaGTTTGGACCCGGGCGGCTGGAATGTGGCGaatggaggggggaaggaggctaTGCAATGCCCCCCCCTACCTGTTGGGAAGAGGCTGAGTCTGGAGATCCAGGGGGAGGCAAAGAATTATGACAGTGTCTCACAGCCAATGAGAGATGAGTTCCTTCGGGGACTGGATGAATATGGAATGGAGCAGCCTATGAGAGAGCAGCTTTCACTGACACAGGAAGGACAGTcaacaggacaggaagtggaaggcCCGTCAGAGACTCAATCAACCTACGAGAG GCCCACACACCCCGAGGACGGACCAATCATGGACAAGCAGGAACTGGACCAGGACATCGATGACTACAGACCAG AGCTCTCGGGGGGGTCCAGTGCCCACAGGAAGAAGCTGGCGGCCCCGCCCATGAACGTGTCATTGGACCGCAGCGAGGGTTCCGTCCAATCAGACGATGCCCTGGACACGCCGGGGGACGCCCTGGACACAGGGGACGAGCTGGACATCAACCTGGACGAGCTGGACACCCCGGATGAAGCTGACGAGATGGATCTGGAGGGGCACAGTGATGATGACATGCACGGTGATGATGACATGCACG GAGACTCCAAGCTGGCCAATCAGGGTGGGAAAGGTGAGCAGGAGGACGCCATCCCAGAATACAGTGCGGCAGAGGAGCGTCATGACAGCAGGCTGTGGAGGACGGTCGTCATCGGCGACCAGGAGCACCGCATCAACATGAAGAGCATCGAACCCTACCAGAGAGTCATCTCACATGggg GTTACTACGGAAACCAAAACGCAATTATCGTGTTTGCGGCATGTTTTCTACCAGACAGCGACTGCGATGACTACCACTATGTCATGGAGAACCTGTTCCT GTATGTCATCAGTACCCTGGAGCTGATGGTGGCGGAGGATTACATGATTGTGTACCTGAATGGGGCCACACCTCGTAGGAAGATGCCAGGCCTGGGCTGGATGAAGAAATGCTACCATATGATCAATAGGAG gctgAGGAAGAATCTCAAGTCCTTCATCATCGTACATCCTTCCTGGTTCATCAGAACAGTGCTGGGAATCACCAGACCCTTTATCAG TTCAAAGTTCAGCAGTAAGATCAGGTATGTGAGCAGACTAGCGGAGCTGAGGGAAATGATCCCCATGGACTatgtctacatcccccccagtATCATCAG GTATGAAGAGGAGAGTGGTATACGCTCATCTACAGTTTGTTTACG ACTGGATGAAGAATTACAAGACTCGAAATCAAAGTAA